A region of Arabidopsis thaliana chromosome 5, partial sequence DNA encodes the following proteins:
- the THO7 gene encoding Tho complex subunit 7/Mft1p, with protein sequence MSVRARRIVSGRSETVAANYAFDPLHDDKIIRNRLLTRTTTTRGEPPLKKLQKKFTSFVIELDKEEDNYSECGRLAKAFLQELSAFEIPLLKSQVVVAANLREKENFNELKDETNRQIMQAQADIEDLKKQLEESKIERQQKEECEAIRKLISAQPPRSETQKVIHELKKEIAELEAENTASWRLLELRKKQFALLLHVVDELQETMEDEQKSMVEEMQRNITADGAEAMSID encoded by the exons ATGTCAGTGAGAGCTAGGAGGATTGTTTCGGGTAGATCAGAGACTGTAGCAGCTAATTATGCTTTCGATCCGTTACATGATgacaaaattataagaaatagGCTTCTCACACGCACGACCACCACCAGAGGCGAACCTCCATTGAAGAAGCTTCAGAAGAAATTCActtcttttgttattgaactagacaaagaagaagataactaCAGTGAGTGTGGTAGGCTCGCGAAAGCTTTCTTGCAAGAACTCTCTGCGTTTGAGATTCCGCTTCTTAAGAGCCAAGTAGTTGTCGCTGCAAATCTTAGGGAGAAAGAGAACTTTAACGAGCTTAAAGATGAGACGAATAGGCAGATAATGCAGGCACAAGCTGATATAGAAGATCTTAAGAAACAGCTTGAGGAGAGTAAGATAGAGAGACAACAGAAAGAGGAGTGTGAAGCCATTAGGAAACTTATCTCTGCGCAGCCACCGAGGTCAGAGACGCAGAAGGTTATACATGAATTGAAGAAGGAGATTGCAGAACTCGAGGCTGAGAATACAGCAAGTTGGAGACTTCTTGAACTAAGGAAGAAGCAGTTTGCATTGTTGTTGCATGTG GTGGATGAGTTGCAGGAGACAATGGAGGATGAACAGAAGAGTATGGTGGAAGAAATGCAGAGGAACATTACCGCTGATGGCGCTGAAGCCATGTCCATCGATTAG
- a CDS encoding Acyl-CoA N-acyltransferases (NAT) superfamily protein (Acyl-CoA N-acyltransferases (NAT) superfamily protein; FUNCTIONS IN: N-acetyltransferase activity; INVOLVED IN: metabolic process; LOCATED IN: cellular_component unknown; EXPRESSED IN: 24 plant structures; EXPRESSED DURING: 15 growth stages; CONTAINS InterPro DOMAIN/s: GCN5-related N-acetyltransferase, C-terminal (InterPro:IPR022610), GCN5-related N-acetyltransferase (InterPro:IPR000182), Acyl-CoA N-acyltransferase (InterPro:IPR016181); BEST Arabidopsis thaliana protein match is: MEIOTIC CONTROL OF CROSSOVERS1 (TAIR:AT3G02980.1); Has 35333 Blast hits to 34131 proteins in 2444 species: Archae - 798; Bacteria - 22429; Metazoa - 974; Fungi - 991; Plants - 531; Viruses - 0; Other Eukaryotes - 9610 (source: NCBI BLink).) — protein sequence MSRFPRGFVENSSMEEPKIARRPTICFRPINPSDLERLEQIHRDIFPIRYESEFFQNVVNGGDIVSWAAVDRSRPDGHSEELIGFVTAKIVLAKESEISDLIRYDSSKGEGTLVYILTLGVVETYRKRGIAKALINEVVKYSSGIPVCRGVYLHVIAHNNPAIRLYKRMSFRCVRRLHGFYLINGQHFDSYLFVYFINGSRSPCSPLDLAVLVLNYMRSGIKSFASKLTVNHDEKGSKWLKSKDNTRCLLPTQTKRNLASERVSSGYDYV from the exons ATGTCGCGTTTTCCCCGTGGATTTGTGGAGAATTCATCAATGGAGGAACCCAAAATCGCTCGTCGTCCAACTATTTGCTTCAGACCAATAAACCCTTCTGATTTAGAACGTTTGGAGCAAATCCATCGTGACATATTCCCAATCAG GTATGAGTCTGAGTTTTTTCAGAATGTTGTCAACGGAGGTGATATTGTCTCTTGGGCTGCTGTTGATCGGAGTCGCCCTGATGGTCATTCTGAGGAACTTATTGGATTTGTTACTGCCAAAATCGTACTTGCCAAAGAAAGCGAA ATATCAGATCTAATAAGATATGACTCGTCGAAGGGAGAGGGGACATTGGTGTACATCCTAACACTTGGAGTTGTAGAAACATACAGAAAACGTGGAATCG CTAAGGCACTTATTAACGAGGTCGTCAAATACTCTTCTGGTATCCCTGTGTGCCGTGGTGTTTACCTTCACGTGATTGCACACAACAATCCCGCAATCCGGTTGTACAAAAGAATGTCTTTCAGATGTGTAAGGAGGTTACACGGATTCTACTTAATCAACGGCCAGCATTTCGATTCTTACTTGTTCGTCTACTTTATCAACGGTTCTCGCTCTCCTTGCTCACCCTT AGATCTTGCGGTGTTGGTTCTGAATTATATGAGGAGCGGAATCAAATCTTTCGCATCAAAGCTGACGGTGAACCACGATGAGAAAGGCTCGAAATGGCTTAAAAGCAAAGACAACACGCGGTGTCTCTTGCCCACTCAGACTAAACGAAACCTTGCATCGGAAAGAGTATCATCCGGGTATGATTACGTATAG
- a CDS encoding Acyl-CoA N-acyltransferases (NAT) superfamily protein (Acyl-CoA N-acyltransferases (NAT) superfamily protein; FUNCTIONS IN: N-acetyltransferase activity; INVOLVED IN: metabolic process; LOCATED IN: cellular_component unknown; EXPRESSED IN: 24 plant structures; EXPRESSED DURING: 15 growth stages; CONTAINS InterPro DOMAIN/s: GCN5-related N-acetyltransferase, C-terminal (InterPro:IPR022610), GCN5-related N-acetyltransferase (InterPro:IPR000182), Acyl-CoA N-acyltransferase (InterPro:IPR016181); BEST Arabidopsis thaliana protein match is: MEIOTIC CONTROL OF CROSSOVERS1 (TAIR:AT3G02980.1).), whose protein sequence is MSRFPRGFVENSSMEEPKIARRPTICFRPINPSDLERLEQIHRDIFPIRYESEFFQNVVNGGDIVSWAAVDRSRPDGHSEELIGFVTAKIVLAKESEISDLIRYDSSKGEGTLVYILTLGVVETYRKRGIAKALINEVVKYSSGIPVCRGVYLHVIAHNNPAIRLYKRMSFRCVRRLHGFYLINGQHFDSYLFVYFINDGVIAESWLHCRDLAVLVLNYMRSGIKSFASKLTVNHDEKGSKWLKSKDNTRCLLPTQTKRNLASERVSSGYDYV, encoded by the exons ATGTCGCGTTTTCCCCGTGGATTTGTGGAGAATTCATCAATGGAGGAACCCAAAATCGCTCGTCGTCCAACTATTTGCTTCAGACCAATAAACCCTTCTGATTTAGAACGTTTGGAGCAAATCCATCGTGACATATTCCCAATCAG GTATGAGTCTGAGTTTTTTCAGAATGTTGTCAACGGAGGTGATATTGTCTCTTGGGCTGCTGTTGATCGGAGTCGCCCTGATGGTCATTCTGAGGAACTTATTGGATTTGTTACTGCCAAAATCGTACTTGCCAAAGAAAGCGAA ATATCAGATCTAATAAGATATGACTCGTCGAAGGGAGAGGGGACATTGGTGTACATCCTAACACTTGGAGTTGTAGAAACATACAGAAAACGTGGAATCG CTAAGGCACTTATTAACGAGGTCGTCAAATACTCTTCTGGTATCCCTGTGTGCCGTGGTGTTTACCTTCACGTGATTGCACACAACAATCCCGCAATCCGGTTGTACAAAAGAATGTCTTTCAGATGTGTAAGGAGGTTACACGGATTCTACTTAATCAACGGCCAGCATTTCGATTCTTACTTGTTCGTCTACTTTATCAACG ATGGGGTTATCGCTGAATCATGGCTGCATTGCAGAGATCTTGCGGTGTTGGTTCTGAATTATATGAGGAGCGGAATCAAATCTTTCGCATCAAAGCTGACGGTGAACCACGATGAGAAAGGCTCGAAATGGCTTAAAAGCAAAGACAACACGCGGTGTCTCTTGCCCACTCAGACTAAACGAAACCTTGCATCGGAAAGAGTATCATCCGGGTATGATTACGTATAG
- a CDS encoding Acyl-CoA N-acyltransferases (NAT) superfamily protein (Acyl-CoA N-acyltransferases (NAT) superfamily protein; FUNCTIONS IN: N-acetyltransferase activity; INVOLVED IN: metabolic process; LOCATED IN: cellular_component unknown; EXPRESSED IN: 24 plant structures; EXPRESSED DURING: 15 growth stages; CONTAINS InterPro DOMAIN/s: GCN5-related N-acetyltransferase, C-terminal (InterPro:IPR022610), GCN5-related N-acetyltransferase (InterPro:IPR000182), Acyl-CoA N-acyltransferase (InterPro:IPR016181); BEST Arabidopsis thaliana protein match is: MEIOTIC CONTROL OF CROSSOVERS1 (TAIR:AT3G02980.1); Has 1133 Blast hits to 1133 proteins in 406 species: Archae - 80; Bacteria - 421; Metazoa - 264; Fungi - 72; Plants - 125; Viruses - 2; Other Eukaryotes - 169 (source: NCBI BLink).) produces the protein MSRFPRGFVENSSMEEPKIARRPTICFRPINPSDLERLEQIHRDIFPIRYESEFFQNVVNGGDIVSWAAVDRSRPDGHSEELIGFVTAKIVLAKESEISDLIRYDSSKGEGTLVYILTLGVVETYRKRGIAKALINEVVKYSSGIPVCRGVYLHVIAHNNPAIRLYKRMSFRCVRRLHGFYLINGQHFDSYLFVYFINGSRSPCSPLYVQNTSIFCILNSVCCDVSLRFLHRWGYR, from the exons ATGTCGCGTTTTCCCCGTGGATTTGTGGAGAATTCATCAATGGAGGAACCCAAAATCGCTCGTCGTCCAACTATTTGCTTCAGACCAATAAACCCTTCTGATTTAGAACGTTTGGAGCAAATCCATCGTGACATATTCCCAATCAG GTATGAGTCTGAGTTTTTTCAGAATGTTGTCAACGGAGGTGATATTGTCTCTTGGGCTGCTGTTGATCGGAGTCGCCCTGATGGTCATTCTGAGGAACTTATTGGATTTGTTACTGCCAAAATCGTACTTGCCAAAGAAAGCGAA ATATCAGATCTAATAAGATATGACTCGTCGAAGGGAGAGGGGACATTGGTGTACATCCTAACACTTGGAGTTGTAGAAACATACAGAAAACGTGGAATCG CTAAGGCACTTATTAACGAGGTCGTCAAATACTCTTCTGGTATCCCTGTGTGCCGTGGTGTTTACCTTCACGTGATTGCACACAACAATCCCGCAATCCGGTTGTACAAAAGAATGTCTTTCAGATGTGTAAGGAGGTTACACGGATTCTACTTAATCAACGGCCAGCATTTCGATTCTTACTTGTTCGTCTACTTTATCAACGGTTCTCGCTCTCCTTGCTCACCCTTGTATGTACAAAACACAAGTATTTTTTGCATTCTAAATTCTGTTTGCTGTGATGTTTCTTTGCGGTTTCTTCATAGATGGGGTTATCGCTGA
- a CDS encoding Protein kinase superfamily protein (Protein kinase superfamily protein; FUNCTIONS IN: protein kinase activity, ATP binding; INVOLVED IN: protein amino acid phosphorylation; LOCATED IN: chloroplast; EXPRESSED IN: 21 plant structures; EXPRESSED DURING: 13 growth stages; CONTAINS InterPro DOMAIN/s: Protein kinase, catalytic domain (InterPro:IPR000719), Protein kinase-like domain (InterPro:IPR011009); Has 87 Blast hits to 87 proteins in 34 species: Archae - 0; Bacteria - 0; Metazoa - 1; Fungi - 19; Plants - 57; Viruses - 0; Other Eukaryotes - 10 (source: NCBI BLink).): protein MNLVAIHRVSFECVSRFSLKHRESGDGFSGCRIVNSRGRNRPIRRLHAVTASLITSADSFEVGRLIGSYGFMNVTSYTGLQSGSDFEYTSDDIGRLKSQDIGEGAVKIRLYQGRISQGPFRGTPVVFKVYPGQRAGGVEADMMAANELNAHSFLQSKSLPANLLLLVGGFETQLGEQWLAFRDGGKDSAADYAQTASEKTTRARSQGVWNPYEKEQMIKRRRNFVIKILQGAMKGLAFMHDNDRLHQSLGPSSIVLNTPAEREAIYLIPRLRDLAFSVDIRPSCLEEGATSGSLSEQLWRRANAAGAYTVFEKRAFGIADDIYEAGLLFAYLAFVPFCEAGVTDSLSLQRLLENTFRLDIEAVREYCLADERLEEAVKFLDLGDRAGWELLQAMLNADYRKRPMAEAVLSHRFLNGVV from the exons ATGAATCTGGTCGCTATTCATCGCGTTTCCTTCGAATGCGTTTCGCGTTTCTCTTTGAAACATAGAGAATCAGGCGATGGATTCTCCGGCTGTCGGATTGTAAATTCGCGTGGACGGAATCGGCCGATTCGGCGGTTGCATGCGGTGACAGCGAGTTTGATAACCAGTGCTGACTCGTTCGAGGTAGGGCGGCTTATCGGAAGCTACGGATTCATGAATGTAACTAG TTATACAGGGCTGCAGTCAGGATCTGACTTTGAATATACGTCTGATGATATTGGGCGATTAAAATCTCAAGATATTGGAGAAGGTGCCGTTAAGATCAG ACTATATCAAGGACGAATATCTCAGGGTCCATTTCGAGGAACGCCTGTCGTCTTTAAG GTCTACCCCGGACAGCGTGCTGGTGGAGTTGAGGCTGACATGATGGCAGCAAACGAGCTTAATGCACACTCTTTTCTCCAG AGCAAAAGCCTGCCTGCTAATCTGCTTCTACTTGTTGGTGGCTTTGAGACACAACTTGGGGAACAG TGGCTGGCTTTTCGTGATGGTGGGAAAGATAGTGCAGCTGACTACGCGCAAACTGCGAGTGAAAAAACAACCAGAGCTCGCTCCCAAGGAGTATGGAATCCTTATGAAAAAGAGCAGATGATAAAACGAAGGAGAAACTTTGTTATTAAGATCCTTCAGGGTGCAATGAAGGGTCTAGCCTTTATGCATGATAATGACAGGTTACATCAAAGCCTCGGGCCATCCTCAATTGTTCTCAA TACACCAGCGGAACGAGAAGCCATCTATTTAATACCGAGGCTGCGAGATCTAGCCTTTTCTGTTGACATAAG GCCTTCATGCTTGGAAGAAGGAGCCACTTCTGGTTCACTGTCAGAGCAACTTTGGCGAAGGGCAAATGCTGCTGGTGCTTACACAGTTTTTGAGAAAAGAGCTTTTGGGATTGCAGATGACAT ATATGAAGCCGGTCTTCTTTTTGCATACTTAGCATTTGTTCCATTCTGTGAAGCAGGCGTAACggattctctttctcttcag AGGCTACTGGAAAACACTTTCCGGCTGGATATCGAGGCTGTAAGAGA GTACTGTTTAGCTGATGAACGCCTCGAAGAAGCGGTAAAGTTTCTGGATCTTGGTGATAGAGCTGGTTGGGAATTGCTCCAG GCAATGTTGAACGCTGACTATAGGAAGCGGCCAATGGCGGAAGCTGTTCTTAGTCATCGATTTTTGAATGGCGTAGTTTAA
- a CDS encoding Protein kinase superfamily protein produces the protein MNLVAIHRVSFECVSRFSLKHRESGDGFSGCRIVNSRGRNRPIRRLHAVTASLITSADSFEVGRLIGSYGFMNVTSYTGLQSGSDFEYTSDDIGRLKSQDIGEGAVKIRLYQGRISQGPFRGTPVVFKVYPGQRAGGVEADMMAANELNAHSFLQSKSLPANLLLLVGGFETQLGEQWLAFRDGGKDSAADYAQTASEKTTRARSQGVWNPYEKEQMIKRRRNFVIKILQGAMKGLAFMHDNDRLHQSLGPSSIVLNTPAEREAIYLIPRLRDLAFSVDIRPSCLEEGATSGSLSEQLWRRANAAGAYTVFEKRAFGIADDIYEAGLLFAYLAFVPFCEAGVTDSLSLQRLLENTFRLDIEAVREYCLADERLEEAVKFLDLGDRAGWELLQVSSHSNFLCIVVHSKKKS, from the exons ATGAATCTGGTCGCTATTCATCGCGTTTCCTTCGAATGCGTTTCGCGTTTCTCTTTGAAACATAGAGAATCAGGCGATGGATTCTCCGGCTGTCGGATTGTAAATTCGCGTGGACGGAATCGGCCGATTCGGCGGTTGCATGCGGTGACAGCGAGTTTGATAACCAGTGCTGACTCGTTCGAGGTAGGGCGGCTTATCGGAAGCTACGGATTCATGAATGTAACTAG TTATACAGGGCTGCAGTCAGGATCTGACTTTGAATATACGTCTGATGATATTGGGCGATTAAAATCTCAAGATATTGGAGAAGGTGCCGTTAAGATCAG ACTATATCAAGGACGAATATCTCAGGGTCCATTTCGAGGAACGCCTGTCGTCTTTAAG GTCTACCCCGGACAGCGTGCTGGTGGAGTTGAGGCTGACATGATGGCAGCAAACGAGCTTAATGCACACTCTTTTCTCCAG AGCAAAAGCCTGCCTGCTAATCTGCTTCTACTTGTTGGTGGCTTTGAGACACAACTTGGGGAACAG TGGCTGGCTTTTCGTGATGGTGGGAAAGATAGTGCAGCTGACTACGCGCAAACTGCGAGTGAAAAAACAACCAGAGCTCGCTCCCAAGGAGTATGGAATCCTTATGAAAAAGAGCAGATGATAAAACGAAGGAGAAACTTTGTTATTAAGATCCTTCAGGGTGCAATGAAGGGTCTAGCCTTTATGCATGATAATGACAGGTTACATCAAAGCCTCGGGCCATCCTCAATTGTTCTCAA TACACCAGCGGAACGAGAAGCCATCTATTTAATACCGAGGCTGCGAGATCTAGCCTTTTCTGTTGACATAAG GCCTTCATGCTTGGAAGAAGGAGCCACTTCTGGTTCACTGTCAGAGCAACTTTGGCGAAGGGCAAATGCTGCTGGTGCTTACACAGTTTTTGAGAAAAGAGCTTTTGGGATTGCAGATGACAT ATATGAAGCCGGTCTTCTTTTTGCATACTTAGCATTTGTTCCATTCTGTGAAGCAGGCGTAACggattctctttctcttcag AGGCTACTGGAAAACACTTTCCGGCTGGATATCGAGGCTGTAAGAGA GTACTGTTTAGCTGATGAACGCCTCGAAGAAGCGGTAAAGTTTCTGGATCTTGGTGATAGAGCTGGTTGGGAATTGCTCCAGGTATCTAGTCATTCCAATTTTCTCTGCATCGTGGTtcacagtaaaaaaaaaagttaa
- the HSF3 gene encoding heat shock factor 3 (heat shock factor 3 (HSF3); CONTAINS InterPro DOMAIN/s: Winged helix-turn-helix transcription repressor DNA-binding (InterPro:IPR011991), Heat shock factor (HSF)-type, DNA-binding (InterPro:IPR000232); BEST Arabidopsis thaliana protein match is: heat shock transcription factor A1E (TAIR:AT3G02990.1); Has 2455 Blast hits to 2420 proteins in 254 species: Archae - 0; Bacteria - 23; Metazoa - 373; Fungi - 496; Plants - 855; Viruses - 0; Other Eukaryotes - 708 (source: NCBI BLink).) encodes MESVPESVPSPNSNTPSIPPPVNSVPPFLSKTYDMVDDPLTNEVVSWSSGNNSFVVWSAPEFSKVLLPKYFKHNNFSSFVRQLNTYGFRKVDPDRWEFANEGFLRGRKQLLKSIVRRKPSHVQQNQQQTQVQSSSVGACVEVGKFGIEEEVERLKRDKNVLMQELVRLRQQQQATENQLQNVGQKVQVMEQRQQQMMSFLAKAVQSPGFLNQLVQQNNNDGNRQIPGSNKKRRLPVDEQENRGDNVANGLNRQIVRYQPSINEAAQNMLRQFLNTSTSPRYESVSNNPDSFLLGDVPSSTSVDNGNPSSRVSGVTLAEFSPNTVQSATNQVPEASLAHHPQAGLVQPNIGQSPAQGAAPADSWSPEFDLVGCETDSGECFDPIMAVLDESEGDAISPEGEGKMNELLEGVPKLPGIQDPFWEQFFSVELPAIADTDDILSGSVENNDLVLEQEPNEWTRNEQQMKYLTEQMGLLSSEAQRK; translated from the exons ATGGAATCGGTTCCCGAATCCGTACCATCGCCGAACTCGAATACACCGTCAATACCACCGCCGGTGAACTCCGTACCGCCTTTCTTGAGTAAAACCTACGACATGGTTGATGATCCGTTGACCAATGAGGTCGTTTCGTGGAGCAGCGGGAACAACAGCTTCGTCGTCTGGAGTGCCCCGGAGTTCTCGAAGGTGCTCTTGCCCAAGTATTTCAAGCACAACAACTTCTCCAGCTTCGTCAGACAGTTAAATACTTAT GGTTTCAGAAAAGTTGATCCTGACCGATGGGAATTTGCAAATGAAGGATTTCTTAGAGGCCGAAAACAACTACTGAAGAGTATTGTCAGGAGAAAACCTTCGCATGTGCAGCAGAATCAGCAACAAACTCAAGTTCAGAGCTCATCTGTTGGTGCTTGTGTCGAGGTGGGGAAGTTtggaatagaagaagaagtggaaagACTTAAGCGGGATAAGAATGTTCTTATGCAAGAACTCGTCAGGTTAAGGCAGCAACAGCAAGCTACTGAAAACCAACTGCAGAATGTGGGACAGAAAGTTCAGGTGATGGAGCAAAGGCAACAACAAATGATGTCGTTTTTAGCAAAGGCTGTTCAAAGTCCAGGTTTCTTAAACCAGTTAGTACAACAGAATAATAATGATGGCAACAGACAAATTCCAGGAAGCAACAAAAAGAGGAGACTTCCTGTAGATGAGCAGGAGAATCGTGGTGACAATGTGGCTAATGGTCTTAACCGCCAGATTGTTAGATATCAGCCGTCGATAAACGAAGCAGCACAAAATATGCTTCGACAGTTCTTAAATACTAGTACCTCACCTCGGTATGAATCAGTTTCAAACAATCCTGACAGTTTCCTATTGGGTGATGTTCCCAGTTCTACCTCTGTAGACAATGGGAACCCTTCAAGTAGAGTTTCTGGAGTAACATTGGCCGAGTTTTCACCCAACACAGTTCAGTCAGCAACGAATCAAGTACCCGAAGCAAGTTTGGCTCATCATCCTCAAGCTGGTCTGGTTCAGCCAAATATAGGTCAAAGTCCGGCTCAAGGAGCAGCACCTGCAGACTCTTGGAGCCCTGAATTTGATTTAGTTGGATGCGAGACAGATAGTGGAGAGTGTTTTGATCCAATAATGGCTGTTTTAGATGAGTCAGAAGGCGATGCAATTTCTCCTGAAGGTGAGGGCAAGATGAATGAGTTACTGGAGGGAGTCCCTAAGCTGCCCGGAATCCAAGATCCATTCTGGGAACAGTTCTTTTCTGTTGAACTCCCAGCGATTGCAGATACAGACGATATTCTATCAGGATCAGTGGAGAATAATGACTTGGTATTGGAACAAGAACCAAACGAGTGGACCCGTAATGAACAACAAATGAAGTATCTTACTGAACAAATGGGACTGCTTTCCTCAGAAGCACAGAGGAAATAA
- the SYP21 gene encoding syntaxin of plants 21 (syntaxin of plants 21 (SYP21); CONTAINS InterPro DOMAIN/s: Target SNARE coiled-coil domain (InterPro:IPR000727), Syntaxin/epimorphin, conserved site (InterPro:IPR006012), t-SNARE (InterPro:IPR010989), Syntaxin, N-terminal (InterPro:IPR006011); BEST Arabidopsis thaliana protein match is: Syntaxin/t-SNARE family protein (TAIR:AT5G46860.1); Has 1807 Blast hits to 1807 proteins in 277 species: Archae - 0; Bacteria - 0; Metazoa - 736; Fungi - 347; Plants - 385; Viruses - 0; Other Eukaryotes - 339 (source: NCBI BLink).) gives MSFQDLEAGTRSPAPNRFTGGRQQRPSSRGDPSQEVAAGIFRISTAVNSFFRLVNSIGTPKDTLELRDKLQKTRLQISELVKNTSAKLKEASEADLHGSASQIKKIADAKLAKDFQSVLKEFQKAQRLAAEREITYTPVVTKEIPTSYNAPELDTESLRISQQQALLLQSRRQEVVFLDNEITFNEAIIEEREQGIREIEDQIRDVNGMFKDLALMVNHQGNIVDDISSNLDNSHAATTQATVQLRKAAKTQRSNSSLTCLLILIFGIVLLIVIIVVLV, from the exons ATGAGTTTCCAAGATCTCGAAGCTGGTACTCGATCTCCGGCGCCGAATCGTTTTACCGGTGGGAGACAACAGAGACCTTCGTCTCGTGGGGATCCATCTCAGGAGGTCGCCGCCGGGATTTTCAGGATCAGCACGGCTGTCAATTCCTTCTTCCGCCTCGTTAATTCGATCGGAACACCTAAAGATACTCTTGAATTACGAGATAAGCT GCAAAAGACAAGGTTACAGATATCCGAATTGGTGAAGAATACTTCAGCTAAACTTAAGGAAGCTAGCGAAGCCGACCTTCATGGATCAGCTAGT CAAATTAAGAAGATAGCTGATGCTAAACTGGCAAAAGATTTCCAATCAGTTCTCAAAGAGTTTCAGAAAGCTCAGAGACTTGCAGCTGAAAGAGAAATAACATATACTCCTGTGGTCACAAAAGAAATACCTACCAG TTATAATGCACCTGAACTGGATACTGAATCTTTAAGGATCTCCCAGCAGCAAGCTCTTCTTCTACAATCAAGAAG GCAAGAAGTGGTGTTTTTAGATAACGAGATAACATTCAATGAAGCAATTATTGAGGAAAGAGAGCAAGGGATTCGAGAAATTGAAGACCAGATTCGTGATGTGAATGGCATGTTCAAAGATCTAGCTCTTATGGTGAACCATCAAGGAAATATTGTCG ATGACATCAGCTCTAACCTTGACAACTCACATGCTGCAACTACACAAGCCACTGTTCAACTCAGAAAAGCAGCTAAAACTCAAAGATCAAACTCCTCTTTG ACATGCCTACTTATTCTCATTTTTGGGATTGTTCTACTCATTGTCATCATCGTTGTCTTGGTCTAA